A single region of the Streptococcus sanguinis genome encodes:
- a CDS encoding xanthine phosphoribosyltransferase yields the protein MKKLEERILRDGQVLGENILKVDSFLTHQVDFSLMKEIGQVFAEAVKDAGITKVVTIEASGIAPAVFVADALGLPMIFAKKAKNITMTEGILTAEVYSFTKQVTSTVSIAGKFLNSDDKVLIIDDFLANGQAAKGLITIIEQAGAQVEAVGIVIEKSFQDGRQLLETAGYRVLSLARIAGFEKGQVVFAEADI from the coding sequence ATGAAAAAATTAGAAGAACGGATTCTTAGAGATGGACAAGTGTTAGGTGAAAATATCTTGAAAGTTGACTCTTTCCTGACTCATCAGGTTGATTTTTCATTGATGAAAGAGATTGGCCAGGTCTTTGCGGAGGCGGTAAAGGACGCAGGAATTACCAAGGTAGTGACCATTGAGGCCTCTGGCATTGCTCCGGCGGTCTTCGTAGCGGATGCACTGGGTCTACCAATGATTTTCGCTAAGAAGGCCAAAAACATCACGATGACAGAAGGAATTTTGACGGCTGAAGTTTATTCTTTTACCAAGCAAGTGACTTCGACTGTTTCGATTGCTGGGAAATTTCTCAACTCTGACGATAAGGTGCTGATTATTGACGATTTTTTAGCTAATGGTCAGGCCGCCAAGGGATTGATTACCATTATTGAGCAAGCAGGAGCCCAGGTTGAGGCAGTTGGTATTGTCATTGAAAAATCGTTTCAGGATGGCCGTCAACTTTTGGAAACTGCTGGCTATCGTGTCCTTTCTTTGGCGCGAATAGCAGGGTTTGAGAAGGGGCAAGTTGTATTTGCTGAAGCAGATATATGA
- a CDS encoding 4-oxalocrotonate tautomerase, translating to MKEAENMPFVRIDLFEGRTLEQKKALAKEVTEAVVRNTGAPQSAVHVIINDMPEGTYFPQGQMREK from the coding sequence ATAAAGGAGGCAGAAAATATGCCATTTGTTAGAATTGATTTATTTGAAGGACGCACTCTAGAGCAGAAAAAAGCTCTTGCCAAGGAAGTAACTGAAGCCGTTGTCAGAAATACTGGCGCACCTCAGTCTGCTGTCCATGTCATCATTAACGACATGCCAGAAGGAACCTACTTCCCACAAGGTCAAATGCGGGAAAAATAA
- the tatC gene encoding twin-arginine translocase subunit TatC, whose product MDKKEQTIIEHLTEFRRRFLAVLACFFVVFLVSLLFSADIYRWLTSNFENKLLVLGPDDILWIYISLASLVAFSLTLPFLVYQVWEFVRPALRANEARAVFAYIPATFLCFVLGLAFGFYFVTPAILQVLLSLGEGLFETRLTAQNYLSFVFHTTIPIACLFELPVLVSFLTSIGLLNPKFLVKYRRYAYFILLVLAVVLTPADFISDLSMTVPLILLYEASILLSRIIYQRKSTRRN is encoded by the coding sequence ATGGATAAGAAAGAACAGACTATTATTGAGCATTTGACAGAGTTCAGACGGCGTTTTCTAGCGGTATTGGCTTGTTTTTTCGTGGTTTTTCTGGTTAGCTTGCTCTTTTCGGCTGATATTTATCGATGGCTGACTAGTAATTTTGAGAATAAGCTGCTGGTGCTGGGGCCGGATGATATCCTTTGGATTTATATCAGTCTGGCTAGTCTGGTCGCTTTTTCCCTGACCTTGCCATTTCTTGTTTATCAAGTCTGGGAGTTTGTCCGACCGGCTTTGCGAGCCAATGAAGCTCGGGCTGTTTTCGCTTATATCCCGGCTACCTTTCTCTGTTTTGTTCTGGGGCTGGCTTTCGGCTTTTACTTTGTGACTCCGGCTATTTTGCAGGTTTTGCTGTCGCTGGGTGAGGGCCTCTTTGAGACTCGATTGACAGCGCAGAATTATCTTAGTTTCGTCTTTCATACCACTATTCCGATTGCCTGTCTTTTTGAGTTGCCAGTTCTGGTGTCCTTTCTGACTTCTATCGGTTTGCTCAATCCAAAATTTTTGGTAAAATATAGACGATACGCTTACTTCATTTTGCTGGTTTTAGCTGTTGTCCTGACACCGGCCGACTTTATCAGCGACTTGTCTATGACAGTGCCTTTGATTTTGCTCTATGAAGCCAGCATCCTGCTTAGTCGCATCATTTATCAAAGAAAATCAACGAGGAGAAATTAA
- a CDS encoding ATP-dependent Clp protease ATP-binding subunit produces MTEHYTHLLQEVLNAAKELAIQKHNYQVDIPHVWTVLTQPQAFALEFYTGLDLDINEFISVINQELDKIPVFSHTDANRFGRQYSQRLKNLLDDAEAERAELRDEVVTVEHLILSLFHQQRNPITVFLKQTGIDKELVAKKLNKVRQGKRAVSSSQESRYQALSKYATNFNQWLADQSGRKVIGCQEEINDIIRVLSRKDKSNAILIGFPGVGKSKVMEGFVGRLLADDVPEYLLGKEVFKLNLGGLIAGTKYRGEFEERFKAVLDEVLAAKRKIILYIEDIHQIVTAGRTEGSLDAGNLLKPLLAQGQINIIGTTTFAAYRESFELDQALEGRFQRIRIEEPDQDKALTILQGLRENYQDFHGVRLTDEALQAAISLSIRYLSDRYLPDKALDLIDEACAVKKIQLAQSGTNQPDVSREDIASIVERITGIKVQGIMDNEREHLLNLDKLLRQRIVGQDQAVQKVSEAILRSRAGIQNPKRPIGSFIFLGPTGVGKTALAKALAERLFGNELEMVRLDMSEYMEKHAVARLVGPPPGYVGFEEGGQLTEAVRRRLYSIVLLDEIEKAHPDVFNTLLQVLDEGRLTDSKGRTIDFKNTILIMTSNIGSQQILESLKNEQGLTAETQEEVLSLLQHSFRPEFLNRIDETVIFNPLTAEDMINIVKIMVHQLQERLKHQKIQLHLSEEVYAFLAQNGYQPEFGARPIQRSIMRYLETPLARYLVENKETTELTVQVSLKDRQLDFNYLV; encoded by the coding sequence ATGACTGAACACTATACCCATCTTTTGCAAGAAGTACTAAATGCTGCAAAGGAATTAGCTATTCAAAAACACAATTATCAAGTGGACATTCCGCATGTTTGGACAGTGCTGACCCAGCCTCAAGCTTTTGCCTTGGAATTCTATACCGGTTTGGACCTTGATATTAATGAATTTATCAGCGTCATCAATCAGGAACTAGATAAAATTCCTGTGTTTTCGCATACGGACGCAAATCGCTTTGGCCGTCAGTATAGTCAGCGTCTCAAGAATCTTTTAGATGATGCGGAGGCTGAGAGGGCGGAACTGAGAGATGAGGTGGTAACAGTAGAACACCTGATTCTCAGTCTATTTCATCAGCAAAGGAATCCGATAACTGTTTTTTTAAAGCAGACTGGGATTGATAAGGAACTGGTTGCGAAAAAGTTGAATAAGGTTCGTCAAGGCAAACGAGCAGTCTCTTCCAGTCAGGAGAGTCGCTATCAAGCCCTGAGCAAATATGCAACTAACTTTAATCAGTGGTTGGCAGACCAGTCCGGTAGGAAGGTGATAGGCTGCCAAGAGGAAATCAATGATATTATCCGTGTCCTTTCCAGAAAAGACAAGAGCAATGCCATTCTCATAGGCTTTCCAGGTGTTGGAAAATCCAAAGTAATGGAGGGGTTTGTTGGTAGACTGCTTGCTGATGATGTTCCAGAATATTTACTGGGCAAGGAAGTTTTTAAGTTAAATCTAGGCGGACTGATTGCCGGGACTAAATATAGAGGAGAGTTTGAAGAGCGCTTCAAGGCTGTTTTGGATGAGGTGCTGGCTGCTAAGAGGAAGATTATTCTTTATATTGAGGATATCCACCAAATCGTGACAGCAGGTCGGACAGAGGGCTCTCTTGATGCAGGTAATCTTTTAAAGCCGCTCTTGGCTCAGGGACAGATTAATATCATCGGCACAACGACTTTTGCTGCCTATCGAGAAAGCTTCGAGCTAGATCAAGCTTTGGAGGGGCGCTTCCAGCGCATTCGCATTGAGGAGCCTGATCAAGATAAGGCATTGACAATTCTGCAAGGACTGCGAGAGAATTATCAGGACTTTCACGGAGTTAGGCTGACGGACGAAGCTCTGCAGGCAGCGATTAGTCTTTCAATTCGTTATCTGTCAGATCGTTATTTGCCTGATAAGGCACTGGACTTGATTGATGAGGCTTGTGCTGTCAAGAAAATCCAGCTAGCTCAATCGGGAACTAATCAGCCAGACGTCAGTCGTGAGGATATAGCCAGTATCGTAGAGCGCATAACGGGAATCAAAGTGCAGGGAATCATGGACAATGAGCGCGAACACCTGCTAAATCTAGACAAGCTCCTGCGCCAGAGAATTGTAGGACAAGACCAAGCTGTTCAAAAGGTTTCGGAGGCCATTTTACGCTCGAGAGCTGGAATTCAAAATCCAAAGCGTCCTATTGGTTCATTCATCTTTCTGGGGCCTACTGGAGTCGGGAAGACTGCTCTGGCAAAAGCCCTTGCTGAGCGACTGTTTGGCAATGAGTTGGAAATGGTCCGACTGGATATGTCTGAATACATGGAAAAACATGCCGTGGCTCGTTTAGTTGGTCCGCCACCAGGCTACGTAGGATTTGAAGAGGGAGGACAGCTGACAGAAGCTGTTCGTAGAAGGCTTTATTCGATTGTCTTGCTGGATGAGATTGAGAAAGCCCATCCGGATGTATTTAACACCCTGCTGCAAGTCTTGGACGAGGGACGCTTGACAGATTCGAAAGGGCGTACTATTGACTTTAAAAATACTATTTTGATTATGACAAGCAATATTGGCTCCCAGCAGATTTTGGAAAGTCTCAAAAATGAACAGGGACTGACTGCTGAAACGCAGGAAGAAGTTCTGTCCCTGTTGCAGCATAGTTTTCGACCAGAATTTTTAAATCGGATTGATGAGACAGTTATTTTCAATCCGCTGACGGCAGAAGATATGATCAATATCGTAAAAATTATGGTTCATCAACTTCAGGAAAGGTTGAAACATCAGAAGATTCAGCTTCATCTGAGCGAAGAAGTTTACGCTTTTTTAGCCCAGAATGGCTACCAGCCGGAGTTTGGTGCTCGTCCTATTCAAAGAAGCATTATGCGCTATCTAGAAACGCCTTTGGCTCGTTATTTGGTTGAAAATAAGGAAACAACTGAACTGACAGTTCAAGTCAGTTTGAAGGATAGGCAACTGGATTTTAATTATTTGGTATAA
- the lpdA gene encoding dihydrolipoyl dehydrogenase, translating to MSVYDVLIIGAGPGGYVAAEEAARLGKKVAVVEKKSIGGTCLNVGCIPSKAYLQHGHWLLTMAEARRYGIESKLERIDFEKLVDRKNQVIASLQSGIHASFKSLGIEYIQGQAKFVKDRTFSVNGKEISGKDVILATGSYPFVPPIKGLEQVDYLTTDTFFDLRELPEKLVIIGGGVIAIELAFAMSPLGVEVTVIEVAPEILLTEEAEARHVIQKKLKKMGVMIYQGAQIKEVTASSVLLENEQVAFDHLLVATGRKPNLELAKDMGLALTERNFVKVDQYYETSKEHVYAIGDLLESYMLAHVASAEGIKAVKAICRRAEEAVDPLGVPRSLYTNPEVASFGLSKEEAEKAGYDVLVEQLPFSYNGRAIAIGETEGYVKLISEKQYHLLLGAVIVGPNGTDLLQNLILLRQAEATLDQVLETVFAHPTTSELIQEVAKRLVQDD from the coding sequence TTGTCTGTTTATGATGTTTTGATTATCGGTGCTGGACCGGGCGGTTATGTGGCTGCTGAAGAAGCAGCTCGTTTGGGTAAGAAGGTGGCCGTGGTAGAAAAGAAGTCTATCGGCGGAACCTGCCTGAATGTAGGATGTATACCGTCTAAGGCTTATCTCCAGCACGGTCATTGGTTGCTGACAATGGCGGAAGCTAGGCGTTATGGCATTGAGAGCAAGCTTGAAAGGATTGATTTTGAGAAATTGGTAGACCGAAAGAATCAGGTTATTGCCAGTTTGCAATCTGGAATTCATGCTAGCTTTAAGTCTTTAGGTATTGAATATATCCAAGGGCAGGCCAAGTTTGTCAAAGACCGAACTTTCTCCGTCAATGGTAAAGAAATCAGTGGCAAAGATGTGATTTTGGCTACTGGCAGTTATCCTTTTGTGCCTCCTATCAAGGGATTGGAACAGGTTGACTATCTAACGACGGATACGTTTTTTGACTTGAGGGAGCTTCCTGAGAAGTTGGTCATTATCGGAGGTGGCGTTATCGCAATTGAGCTAGCTTTCGCTATGTCTCCTCTAGGTGTTGAGGTCACTGTTATTGAGGTTGCGCCGGAAATTCTTTTGACCGAAGAAGCTGAAGCGCGACATGTGATTCAAAAGAAACTAAAGAAAATGGGGGTGATGATTTATCAGGGAGCGCAGATAAAGGAAGTAACTGCTAGTTCTGTCTTACTTGAGAACGAGCAGGTTGCTTTCGACCATCTTTTAGTCGCTACTGGCCGCAAACCAAACCTAGAGCTAGCCAAGGATATGGGTTTAGCCTTGACAGAACGGAATTTTGTCAAGGTAGATCAATACTACGAAACATCCAAAGAGCATGTTTATGCTATCGGTGATCTCTTGGAATCTTATATGTTGGCTCACGTAGCTAGTGCAGAAGGGATAAAGGCTGTAAAAGCTATCTGCCGGAGAGCTGAAGAAGCAGTTGATCCGCTGGGTGTTCCCCGTTCACTCTACACCAATCCTGAAGTGGCTTCTTTTGGTCTCAGCAAGGAAGAGGCTGAGAAGGCGGGCTATGATGTTCTGGTCGAGCAGCTGCCTTTCTCTTATAATGGGCGGGCTATCGCTATAGGTGAGACGGAGGGCTATGTCAAGCTAATCTCAGAAAAGCAATACCATCTTCTACTAGGTGCTGTCATCGTCGGTCCGAACGGTACAGATCTTCTGCAGAATTTGATTTTGCTGAGGCAGGCTGAAGCAACGCTGGATCAAGTTCTTGAAACGGTTTTTGCTCATCCGACCACATCAGAACTAATACAAGAAGTCGCAAAAAGACTCGTTCAGGACGATTAA
- a CDS encoding dihydrolipoamide acetyltransferase family protein, translating into MATEIVMPKLGLTMTEGLINNWLVKEGDTVAAGQPVLEISSEKLTSDVEAPSAGVILKIISQAGDTVPCKKVIAWIGEAGESIPGMETEEVSANKSESEKGVVDARVGLAEKTAAASSNSAGNSEQGRIFITPLARKIAKEKGYDISMISGTGGKGRITRRDVENHKPEALPSQTPENSSAVLQPTSQADYGAGLTGIRKTIAERMMTSLQTSAQVTLHRKVDISKLMTFRQDMKDKVASPLENGEISITTLLTKAVAKALKDHPQLNAWYFNGQYQEVEDIHIGIATALSDGLVVPVIRHVDKLTLADLGLAIKTEATQARKGTLDPALYSGSTFSITNLGAAGVEYFTPILNTPEVAILGVGALQTALALDSQGQVYEQKFLPLSLTFDHQVVDGQPAAEFLASLADKLESPYDLVF; encoded by the coding sequence ATGGCTACAGAAATTGTAATGCCTAAGCTAGGCTTAACAATGACCGAAGGTCTGATAAATAACTGGCTGGTCAAGGAAGGCGACACCGTAGCTGCTGGTCAGCCTGTCTTGGAAATCAGTTCTGAAAAATTGACCAGCGATGTAGAGGCGCCAAGCGCAGGAGTGATTTTAAAAATTATCAGTCAGGCGGGCGATACTGTCCCGTGCAAGAAAGTAATTGCATGGATTGGTGAAGCGGGAGAATCTATTCCAGGTATGGAGACGGAAGAAGTCTCTGCGAATAAATCAGAAAGTGAAAAGGGGGTAGTTGATGCAAGGGTTGGACTAGCAGAAAAAACTGCCGCAGCAAGTTCCAACTCAGCCGGAAACAGTGAACAGGGACGTATTTTCATCACTCCTCTTGCCCGCAAGATTGCTAAGGAAAAAGGATATGATATTTCCATGATTTCAGGAACGGGAGGCAAGGGCCGCATTACCCGACGGGATGTAGAGAATCATAAACCAGAGGCGCTTCCAAGCCAAACACCTGAAAATAGCTCTGCAGTCCTTCAGCCGACTAGTCAGGCTGACTATGGCGCAGGATTGACAGGCATACGCAAGACTATTGCAGAGCGGATGATGACCAGTCTCCAGACATCGGCTCAGGTGACCTTGCACCGTAAGGTGGATATCAGCAAGCTGATGACCTTTAGACAGGATATGAAAGATAAGGTGGCTTCTCCTCTAGAAAATGGCGAAATCAGCATCACGACTCTGCTGACAAAGGCAGTTGCCAAGGCGTTGAAAGATCACCCTCAGCTCAACGCTTGGTATTTCAATGGTCAGTATCAGGAAGTAGAAGATATTCATATCGGTATTGCGACTGCGCTTAGTGATGGTCTGGTGGTGCCAGTCATTCGTCATGTGGATAAGCTAACGCTGGCTGACTTGGGCTTAGCTATCAAAACAGAGGCCACCCAAGCTCGTAAAGGCACTTTAGATCCAGCTCTTTACTCAGGTTCAACCTTCAGTATTACCAATCTCGGGGCAGCAGGGGTTGAATATTTCACACCTATCCTAAATACTCCAGAAGTGGCGATTTTAGGAGTTGGTGCCCTGCAAACGGCGCTGGCTCTTGACAGCCAAGGACAGGTCTACGAGCAGAAATTCCTGCCGCTCAGCTTGACTTTTGACCATCAAGTCGTAGATGGTCAGCCCGCAGCGGAATTCTTAGCCAGTCTAGCGGACAAGTTGGAGTCTCCTTACGACTTGGTTTTCTGA
- a CDS encoding twin-arginine translocase TatA/TatE family subunit produces MGLLKDIGVPGVIIIVLGALLIFGPKRLPELGQSIGKMFSEFKKAVNHAGEEEKTENKNEKE; encoded by the coding sequence ATGGGACTTTTAAAAGACATCGGAGTACCTGGGGTAATCATTATTGTTCTGGGCGCCCTGCTTATTTTCGGACCAAAACGCCTGCCCGAACTGGGGCAATCTATCGGTAAAATGTTTTCAGAATTCAAAAAAGCAGTCAATCATGCTGGAGAAGAAGAAAAGACCGAGAATAAAAATGAAAAAGAGTAA
- a CDS encoding alpha-ketoacid dehydrogenase subunit beta, with protein MARQLLFMKAINEALDQAMAKDDTVILLGEDIAGGVTIKHLEEENEDAWGGVMGVTKGLMPKYGRERVIDTPISEHGYVSASVGMALTGLRPVPELMFNDFIGFCFDAILGQGSKMRYMFGGKAKVPMTMRTMHGAGASAAAQHSGSYYGLFGSIPGIKVVVPATPYDAKGLLLASIEDDNIVIYSEDKTLYGIKGEVPEEYYTVPIGKAAVRREGTDLTIVTIGKMLYVAYEVADRLEKDGISVEVIDLRTVAPWDEETVFESVKKTGRLIIVDESNPHNNTATDIAAAVTDKCFDYLDGPVKCVCAPNVPVPFAVNLEQLYIPNADKVLTVAAELIDDLKR; from the coding sequence ATGGCTAGACAACTGTTATTTATGAAAGCAATCAATGAAGCGCTGGATCAGGCAATGGCAAAAGATGACACCGTAATCCTTCTGGGAGAAGATATTGCTGGCGGTGTAACAATCAAGCACTTGGAAGAAGAAAACGAAGATGCTTGGGGCGGTGTAATGGGTGTAACCAAAGGGCTTATGCCAAAATATGGCCGAGAGCGGGTGATTGATACTCCGATTTCTGAGCACGGATACGTGTCAGCATCTGTTGGAATGGCCCTAACTGGCTTGCGGCCAGTACCGGAGCTGATGTTCAATGACTTTATCGGTTTCTGCTTTGACGCCATTCTGGGGCAAGGCTCAAAAATGCGCTATATGTTTGGCGGTAAGGCCAAGGTTCCGATGACAATGCGGACCATGCATGGGGCAGGAGCTTCGGCTGCAGCTCAACACTCGGGTTCATATTACGGTCTCTTTGGATCTATTCCTGGTATAAAGGTAGTTGTTCCAGCAACTCCGTATGATGCTAAAGGGTTACTGCTGGCTTCCATTGAAGACGACAATATCGTGATTTATTCAGAAGATAAGACTCTCTATGGTATCAAGGGAGAGGTACCAGAAGAATATTATACAGTTCCAATTGGGAAGGCTGCTGTCCGCCGTGAAGGAACAGACCTCACTATCGTTACTATCGGTAAGATGCTTTATGTAGCTTATGAAGTAGCGGATCGCTTGGAAAAAGATGGTATTTCGGTTGAAGTCATTGACTTGAGAACGGTAGCTCCTTGGGATGAGGAGACTGTCTTTGAATCAGTTAAGAAAACTGGACGGTTGATTATCGTTGATGAATCCAACCCTCACAATAACACCGCGACGGATATTGCAGCAGCTGTGACAGACAAATGCTTTGACTATCTAGACGGCCCAGTGAAATGCGTCTGCGCGCCAAATGTGCCGGTACCATTTGCGGTGAATTTGGAACAGCTCTATATCCCTAATGCTGATAAGGTTCTGACTGTTGCTGCAGAATTGATTGACGATCTGAAGAGATAG
- a CDS encoding MATE family efflux transporter, translated as MHQTHNLQQRMRLFISIFLPILIYQLANFSASFVDTTMTGQYDTLHLAGVSMATSLWIPFFDLLIGIVSALVPIIGHHLGQGKKEKIAADFYQFIYLSLGLSLILFALVFVGAPLVLSHLGLEPLVEEVAKNYLWYLALGIIPLLLFSTIRSLFDALGLTKLSMYLMLLLLPLNGSFNYALIYGAFGFPEMGGAGAGLGTSLAYWVLLLISLLVAVKHPKVQSYELLKIRPLEKKGLIEGIRLGLPIGGTVFAEVVIFSVVGLVMAKFSSLIIASHQAAMNFSNLMYAFPMSISTSMSIIVSYEIGANRPDDVKKFCKLGRLTALGIAGFTFLFLYILRDRVAALYGSDTEFIRMTSVFLTYSLFFQLADTFAAPLQGILRGYKDTQVPFYLGLIAYWGVSLPLGLFLDYYTSLGPYGYWIGLIASLVMSGILFQWRLNRLAKNIIT; from the coding sequence ATGCACCAAACTCATAATTTACAGCAGCGGATGCGGCTCTTTATTTCTATTTTTTTGCCGATTTTGATCTACCAACTGGCCAATTTTTCAGCTTCATTTGTTGATACGACCATGACTGGTCAGTATGACACCTTGCATCTGGCTGGTGTTTCCATGGCAACTAGTCTTTGGATTCCATTTTTCGACCTGCTGATAGGGATTGTTTCGGCCTTAGTACCCATAATCGGGCATCATTTAGGACAGGGCAAAAAAGAAAAAATTGCTGCTGATTTCTATCAGTTTATTTATCTTTCTTTAGGGTTATCGCTAATTTTATTTGCCTTGGTATTTGTGGGTGCTCCTCTGGTTTTGTCTCACCTTGGACTAGAGCCTTTAGTAGAAGAAGTAGCTAAGAACTATCTTTGGTATCTGGCGCTTGGTATTATTCCTCTTTTGCTCTTTAGCACCATCCGTTCTCTGTTTGATGCTCTAGGGTTGACTAAGCTTTCCATGTATCTCATGCTCTTACTCTTGCCCTTGAATGGCTCTTTCAATTATGCCCTAATATACGGAGCATTTGGATTTCCAGAAATGGGTGGAGCCGGAGCTGGACTTGGGACTTCTTTGGCTTATTGGGTTTTGCTCCTCATATCCTTGTTAGTAGCAGTCAAACATCCAAAAGTCCAATCCTATGAGCTATTGAAGATTCGACCGTTAGAGAAAAAGGGCTTAATCGAAGGCATTCGACTTGGACTGCCTATCGGAGGAACGGTTTTTGCTGAAGTCGTGATTTTCTCGGTTGTTGGCCTGGTCATGGCTAAATTTTCATCTTTAATCATTGCCAGCCATCAGGCGGCCATGAATTTTTCAAACTTAATGTATGCCTTTCCTATGAGCATTTCAACCTCAATGTCCATCATTGTTTCTTATGAAATTGGAGCCAATCGTCCTGACGATGTTAAGAAATTCTGTAAACTTGGGCGGCTGACGGCTTTGGGAATTGCTGGATTTACCTTTCTCTTTCTCTATATCTTACGAGACCGAGTGGCTGCACTCTATGGTTCGGATACCGAGTTTATACGTATGACATCTGTTTTTCTGACCTACAGCCTCTTTTTCCAGTTGGCAGATACTTTTGCGGCTCCTTTGCAGGGCATTCTTCGGGGCTATAAGGATACTCAGGTGCCGTTTTACTTGGGTCTGATTGCTTATTGGGGAGTTTCGCTTCCCCTGGGACTCTTCTTAGATTACTATACTAGTTTAGGCCCTTATGGATATTGGATCGGCCTCATTGCCAGCTTGGTGATGAGCGGCATTCTTTTTCAGTGGCGGCTTAATCGTTTGGCTAAAAATATCATAACTTAA
- a CDS encoding thiamine pyrophosphate-dependent dehydrogenase E1 component subunit alpha: MSNYKDLPQRLTKTRNQSAVSELVDLKVHDATEVEVEQISKEKAKTMYKTMWDIRNFEENTRRFFAAGQIPGFVHLYAGEEAIATGVCANLTDQDYITSTHRGHGHCVAKGGDLKGMMAEIFGKETGLGKGKGGSMHIADLDKGILGANGMVGGGFGLATGAAMRNKYLKTDSVAVCFFGDGAANEGNFHECLNMASIWKLPVIFVNENNFFAESTPQWYSSASGTIAERAAAYNMPGVRVNGKDLFAVYQVAKEAVERARRGEGPTLIEAVTYRDHGHFEGDEQKYKALEGEEKDWADVDALDVFRDYAIEHGLLTEEELDAILEESRKDVEEAIKFAQDSPIPRSESLLEDVFAD, encoded by the coding sequence ATGTCAAATTATAAAGATTTACCACAACGATTGACCAAAACAAGAAACCAAAGTGCTGTATCAGAGCTAGTCGATTTAAAAGTCCATGATGCTACCGAAGTTGAGGTGGAGCAGATTTCCAAAGAAAAAGCTAAGACCATGTATAAAACCATGTGGGATATCCGAAATTTTGAGGAAAATACACGGCGTTTCTTTGCTGCAGGACAGATTCCTGGCTTTGTTCACCTTTATGCTGGAGAGGAAGCGATTGCTACTGGTGTCTGTGCCAATCTGACAGACCAGGACTATATTACCAGTACTCACCGGGGACACGGTCACTGTGTTGCTAAGGGCGGTGATTTAAAGGGAATGATGGCAGAAATTTTTGGCAAGGAGACTGGGCTTGGAAAAGGAAAAGGCGGATCTATGCACATCGCTGACTTGGACAAGGGAATCCTCGGTGCCAATGGTATGGTTGGTGGAGGCTTTGGTCTAGCTACCGGTGCAGCAATGCGCAACAAGTACTTGAAAACCGACAGTGTAGCTGTCTGCTTCTTCGGTGATGGTGCGGCCAATGAAGGGAATTTCCACGAATGTCTCAATATGGCATCAATTTGGAAACTGCCAGTTATCTTTGTCAATGAAAACAACTTCTTTGCAGAATCGACACCGCAATGGTATTCTTCAGCGTCTGGCACCATTGCTGAGAGAGCGGCTGCTTATAATATGCCCGGCGTTCGGGTTAATGGTAAGGATTTATTCGCTGTCTACCAAGTAGCCAAGGAAGCTGTAGAGCGGGCTCGTAGAGGTGAAGGGCCTACCTTAATTGAAGCTGTAACATATCGCGATCATGGTCACTTTGAAGGGGATGAGCAGAAGTATAAGGCTTTGGAAGGTGAAGAAAAAGACTGGGCTGATGTGGATGCTCTGGACGTCTTCCGTGACTACGCTATCGAGCATGGCCTCTTGACTGAAGAGGAACTTGATGCCATATTAGAGGAGTCTCGAAAGGATGTGGAAGAAGCTATCAAATTTGCTCAAGACAGTCCGATTCCTCGTTCCGAGTCTCTGCTGGAAGATGTATTTGCTGATTGA